The stretch of DNA CGGCAACGTCATGTTTCCTCTGGAAATTGCTGGGGTAGATCGGGGTGCCGCCGACCGCCGGGTGCGGGAGCTCTTGGAGCTGGTGGGTCTGGCTGACAAAGCCCAGGCCTATCCGGGCGAGCTCAGCGGCGGCCAAAAGCAGCGGGTAGGCATCGCCCGGGCCCTGGCCAATGAGCCCAAAGTTTTGCTCTCCGATGAAGCTACCAGCGCTTTGGACCCGCAGACCACCAAGAGCATCCTGGCCTTGCTCCAGGAGATTAACCAGCGCCTGGGGATTACCATGGTGGTGATTACCCACGAGATGGCGGTGATCAAGGAAATCTGCGATATGGTGGCGGTGATTGAAGAGGGGCGCATCGTCGAAACCGGACCTACCATTGACATCTTTGCCCAGCCTAAAACTGCTACCGCCCGGCGGTTCGTAGCCAGTGTCATCAGCGATGACATTCCCCCGGCAGTACTCGCCCGCCGGCAGGGGCCGGTCGTCAGAGTAACCTTCGTGGGAGAAGTAGCCCGGGAGCCGATTATCTCTCAGCTGGTGCAGCAATTTGGAATCAAGGCCAACATCCTTTATGGCCATATCGATCACGTTAAGGGGAACATTCTCGGATCCCTAGCCTTGGAGCTGCGGGGCGAACCGGAAACTATAGGACAAGCCTTGCGATTCCTTGAATCCCAACGGCTGCATGTGGAGGAGCTGGACAATAGCCATGTTTGAATTGATATGGACGGCAACCTGGCAGAGCCTTTACATGGTGGCAATTTCCACGGTCTTATCCTACGCTTTTGGCTTGCCCTTGGGG from Clostridia bacterium encodes:
- a CDS encoding methionine ABC transporter ATP-binding protein, which translates into the protein MIEIQDLSKVYESNGRQVVALDHVNLTIPRGQIFGIIGLSGAGKSTLVRCINLLERPTSGRVLVDGQDFSSLRPSELRQARRQVGMIFQHFNLLSSRTVYGNVMFPLEIAGVDRGAADRRVRELLELVGLADKAQAYPGELSGGQKQRVGIARALANEPKVLLSDEATSALDPQTTKSILALLQEINQRLGITMVVITHEMAVIKEICDMVAVIEEGRIVETGPTIDIFAQPKTATARRFVASVISDDIPPAVLARRQGPVVRVTFVGEVAREPIISQLVQQFGIKANILYGHIDHVKGNILGSLALELRGEPETIGQALRFLESQRLHVEELDNSHV